One window of the Dendropsophus ebraccatus isolate aDenEbr1 chromosome 12, aDenEbr1.pat, whole genome shotgun sequence genome contains the following:
- the LOC138769006 gene encoding L-amino-acid oxidase-like, which yields MDNLILVSLLFWAVFGSSRSDLLQECLKDPDYEELLDIAKNGLPSSKTRNSKHIVVVGAGMAGLSAAKTLQDVGHRVTILEANNRVGGRVLTYRDPEGWYAELGPMRLPPSHRIVREYIRQFGLKLNPFITFDNDAFYLFNNIRRGHGEAEETPNLFRYNLKAEEKGKSITDLYYKAVYKYLKETNSRNCSTILEGFDKASEKSFLVDEGSLSAGALQMIGHYMGLNGEFHLSFLESIEDDVIFNTTRMDEITGGFDQLPLAFLRSLGNVIKLNSTVVKITRKEKSVVVQYRQNKSSALTNISADYVIVTSSAGTTRRIDFSPPLSNDKYNALSVIHYGSATKIHLSCNERFWEKDGIVGGRSSTDRPSHNIYYPSHNFTNGRGVLLASYTAEDSSVFFLSLSDEDCIDILLEDLSIIHRRPKEELKKLCPKYVVKKWSLDPYTMGAFAYFTPYQYGDTNEALNRPEGRIYFAGEHTSLPHGWIDTAMLTGLRAAKRVHRETIMSTKG from the exons ATGGATAACCTTA TTCTCGTCTCCTTACTCTTCTGGGCAGTATTCGGTAGTAGCCGGAGTGATCTACTCCAGGAGTGCCTGAAAGATCCCGACTACGAAGAGTTATTGGACATTGCCAAAAATGGGTTGCCATCTTCCAAGACACGTAATAGTAAACACATAGTGGTTGTTGGTGCTGGGATGGCAGGACTCTCTGCGGCCAAAACTCTACAGGATGTGGGGCACAGA GTAACCATACTGGAAGCCAATAACAGAGTTGGAGGTCGTGTTCTGACCTACCGAGATCCAGAAGGTTGGTACGCAGAACTAGGACCGATGCGTCTGCCACCGTCTCACAG GATCGTACGGGAATACATCAGGCAGTTTGGGCTGAAATTGAACCCTTTTATTACATTTGACAACGACGCCTTCTATTTGTTCAACAATATCAGACGTGGACACGGAGAGGCCGAAGAGACCCCAAATCTGTTCAGATATAATCTAAAGGCTGAAGAGAAGGGGAAATCTATTACTGATCTGTATTATAAAGCCGTGTAcaag tACCTGAAAGAAACAAATAGCAGAAATTGCTCGACAATATTAGAGGGATTTGACAAAGCTTCCGAAAAG TCTTTCTTGGTGGATGAAGGAAGTTTAAGCGCAGGAGCTCTTCAAATGATTGGACACTACATGGGATTAAATGGTGAATTTCACCTTTCCTTTTTGGAGTCAATAGAGGACGATGTCATCTTCAACACCACCAG GATGGATGAGATCACAGGAGGCTTTGACCAGTTGCCTTTAGCTTTCTTACGCTCCCTTGGAAATGTCATCAAGTTAAATTCTACTGTAGTAAAAATCACAAGGAAGGAGAAATCTGTGGTTGTCCAGTACCGGCAAAACAAGTCCTCTGCTCTCACCAACATATCTgcagactacgtcattgtcaccTCCAGCGCTGGGACCACCAGACGTATAGACTTCAGTCCTCCATTGAGTAATGACAAGTACAATGCTCTGAGTGTCATTCATTATGGAAGTGCCACAAAGATTCATCTGAGCTGTAATGAGAGATTCTGGGAGAAGGATGGGATAGTCGGAGGAAGAAGCTCTACCGATCGACCATCTCATAACATCTACTATCCGAGTCATAACTTCACCAATGGAAGAGGTGTCCTCCTGGCCTCTTATACTGCCGAAGACAGCTCAGTGTTCTTCCTATCGCTAAGTGATGAGGATTGTATTGATATTTTGCTAGAAGACTTGTCCATCATCCATAGGAGACCAAAGGAAGAGCTGAAAAAACTCTGCCCCAAATATGTGGTGAAGAAGTGGAGTTTGGATCCATATACTATGGGAGCATTTGCCTATTTCACACCGTATCAGTATGGAGATACAAATGAAGCATTAAACAGACCAGAAGGTAGAATTTACTTTGCTGGGGAGCACACGTCACTTCCTCATGGCTGGATCGACACGGCTATGTTGACTGGTCTGAGGGCAGCAAAGAGAGTTCATAGAGAGACCATCATGTCCACCAAAGGCTGA